ttattattattattattattattattattattattattattattatgttcttttatCCCCTATCATTAAATGTTACCGAAACTATACAATTGAAGGAGACGGAGAAAAGGACGAACGTTAAAAGAAGGGAATATGATAGACGACTTTGTGCTTGtgtatgaaggggggggggggtaagattgcGCACCCACGCACGCGTATAAGTCGGCATGAGTAAGAGTGGACCAGCGGTCCTGTGCAGTACCAAAAACCTgattgcaatatttatatatatatatatatatatatataatgtgtgtatatatactgtatatacatatacacatatatacacacacacacacatatatatatatatatatatatatatgtatatatataattttgacactttatattaaaatataaactatGATTTTGTTATTTAGTATTTTACTATTTCCATGCACACGTTGTTTGCAAAAAGTGGTTAGCTTGATAATCCCAGGCCAATTAGAGATGGCGTACAAAGCAAATTTAAATTCTCATTTCGGCTTATAATGTTGTAAAACTATGAATGTAAATTGATGATATACTCCATTACGAGCGTACTTTTCACTAACTACTGACCCCGAAATATCGAAAGAAACTACAGGAAACATTGAAGCACTTATACCACTAAGGTATTAGCTTTtgacacacacgcaaatatatatatatatatatgtatatatatatatatatatatatatacatacatataaaatacatactatatatgtgtatatataacacatataatattatataaatatatatatataaacaaataaatacacaatgatattatagatatgtatgtgtatatattacacacacacacacacacacacacacacatatatatatatatatatatatataaaatacatatatgtatatatgtatatataatacatataatattatatatatatatatacataaaaacaaataaatacacaatgatattataaatatgtatgtgtatatattatacacatgtatatatatatatatatagagagagagagagagagagagagagagagagagagagagagagagagagagaggtgtacacAACATTGTGTCGAATATACAGAGTTTCTAGTATGATGATTTATAGTTCTCTCTCTAACATTGAATGTCTTTACTGTATTTTCAGCACAGTCAAACCAGCTAGTCGACACAGGCTGCATGTCCTGCATATGCGAAGCTGCGAGTAACTGTAACGTGAGCATCGGATGTTTCCAGCCTTACGAAGGATCCTACTTCTGCGGAGCCTTTGGCATCTCTCTGAATTACTGGATAGATGCTGGAAAGCCTATAATCAAAGATGACAATCCAGAAAAGCCGGGAGGTAAGGAAACCATTTCAAAATATTGGAAAaggacaaaatgaaataaaatgtctctatAACAGTACGCCATCTGGATGAAAAAAAAGATTTGTAAATCTAATTAACTGACACATTATTTCAATCATTCTTATCAtagtttaaattaatatttccactTTGGTAAGATAATGAACTTATTAAAATCGATCTTATGATATAAATGGCTCATTCCCTTTTCGTGATCACTAATTTCTATGAGGATCTAGGATGAACTACCATGAATCaattaaatgattttattaaaCATTAATCGAAATTAAAGAAATGTTTAATCTTTTTAAATTCTTGGTGTTTAAGATGTACACACATTATGTGATGATTAGTTTGAAATAACTGGTATGTCTCCATTACGTTACAAGATTTCAACTATATTCGAGCCAAGAGTAATTAGGAGTATTTTCGTTTACCCAACATAAAGTAATGTTCAACTTATTTACCATTTCAACTCTAAATAGTGATAAGCTAACGTTCATATCTTGGAGTAAATTATCAGCGCAAGTTTGTCAAGGCAAGTCCTGTTATCTGATACtctatagagcagtggttcccaacctgggggaaatttcccccagggggaaataattacactacctactaactaaaccaagcggaaaatgtccacatattacctgcggcaatttgttgttagccattcaattgtgatatgatcatatcatattTCTCAcggacatgatattcaaggggataattggaatatcatacccatttctgaggcaggtgagtgggcatgagggctgggcggggcatgaagggggaaatctggatggttgaactgggtgcagggggaaaatgacggaaaaaaggttgggaaccactgctatagagTCTGCTTTTAAGAGATTCTACGCGTGGATCCTTATAAAAATTTCCGACAAAATCATaataaatttttaagaaataaatcaaaaatatttttcatttctttcagcATTTGAAAACTGTGTGACAGATCTGTACTGTGCGGCCGAGACTGTACACCGGTATATGACAATATTCTCTGAAGTAAGTACCTGTATTCATAGTTATTTCTTGAATCGCTGGATTGACTAAACATTTTTAACAGCAGCTAGCataatttcccttttctcattCACAATTTTATCTCCTCATCATACCActagcatattttttttctattaccctTTTATACTCTTGCATACCCGTCTTTCCTTATGACCTAATCATAGATTAAAAACAAAAACTTCTAAGCCTCCTATCTGTATCTTTAATACAAGCCCACAGTTCCTCCATTTCCTTTTTAATCTCTCCCTTCTTTTCCAAATGATAATTTTCTCTCAATCTTATATTTGCCTGAACCTTTGATTCAACTTGATAAAGATTAGATAAATGCCTTCAGACTCTCCTTgtcatcagggttgccaggttttccaaatgagaaaaggccaacgtctgatcaactacagctttaaaaggccaacctaatagtagacaaaggccgaaaatatagcatttaaggctaaccaatttaaaaaaggccaaatttaggtacctagcacaaaaaggccaaatttggaggtcTTTTTTtaggcccgaaaaaggccaacctggcaactctgcttgTCACTATATACAGTCTTTCCTTTATTTTCAATCGTTATgatattttgcattccgctgttcAACAGGAAGGCGACTGCAACGGAGACGGAGAAGTCGACTGCACTGACTTTGCTCTGATGCACAACATGGGAGGATACGAGTGCAACAGTAATGCCAATAACACCAAGACTGAGTTCCATATAAACTTCGAGAAGTGCTGGGACAAGACGAAGCCCCAAAAGAGTGTCAATGCTACCTCATAATAACTCTTttagcaatcttttttttttcattataataaaaaaaatgagtaaaatgaCCTAaaatctagaattattattatcattatctttgaaAAAGTGCAAACAATCTTGAACAATTTTCAAAGGCCCCCATTTCAAAATTAATCGTAAGCCCTCAGAATGGGATTCTCGAATGTATATAACCAGAGTGATATAACCATTAAATTACATTTAAACACAGaacaaatagcaaaaaaaaaaaaaatggatagagcAATAAAGAAAACTACTTTTCAGTTTTTATGattagcaaaataaaataaacttctcTGATTTTACGCCACTTACTTTCTCTGTTTCCTAAATTCTGATTTTTAAAGGAATTACTACGGAGTGTGAGTCATTCCAGTATTTTTACTCACACATACGTTTTTGGGCAATTGAAATAGGAACACAAggaaaactaggagagagagagagagagagagagagagagagagagagagagagagagagagagagagagagagagagagagagagagagagagagacaaatactGACTTACATTTTTTTATGTACATTGTCTGGTCTATCCGGTTCGACATGCGTTTTAAGCAGCTCTGCATGCCGTAGGCTTACTGAGTTACTATACATTGTTATCCTTATTAGACATTTATATGCACGGAATGTTATGATATGTAAatcctttaaaataaatataccaaaCATATATTCAagacaccttgagagagagagagagagagagagagagagagagagagagagagagagagagagagagagagagattcgtctagTAATTTAAAAAATCATGTATGTTATTGATACTTCATCTCTGTATTCATTCTTACCCAATTCACTGCAATGATTaagaaatttgaattaaaaaataacTCACCGGGTGCCGGATATCCTAGTTAATTGTGAAAAAAATGTAGGAAAACTAAACATACTGAATCAGTTTGAATTATTTCAATTTGTAAACTAGGAACACTCAAAAGGTTTAATCATGGCTAATCATGTACAACGGACAGCAAATAATCAACAAGCAAAGACCACCGAATTCTttagagtttttattttttaacaaatgAAAAAACATCACCTATAAATGATAAAGCGAAATTGATGTCAAAGTACGGACACTCACTGTAAGCatattttttgtaaatttaaaAAGCAGCAGCTTCAACTTTATACATAACATATCTTGTATGCTAAATATGTGAATCACTtcgataaaaaaaattctttatacatatatatatatatatatatatatatatatatatatatatatatatatatatatatatatatatatatatatatatatgataaattttgcacatttttacatgttctacatattcaaataagccatatatatttttgatacattaatgtctggattctcttaacgacctcgggatcagagccccaggcgaaatcacacaaagaaaagagcttggctccggccgggaatcgaaccctggtcggcaagcttgtacagacagtgactaacccacttggccagagcttggctccggccgggaatcgaaccctggtcggcaagcttgtacagacagtgactaacccacttggccacgtggccaagtgggttagtcactgtctgtacaagcttgccgaccggccaagtgggttagtcactgtctgtacaagcttgccgaccggccaagtgggttagtcactgtctgtacaagcttgccgaccagggttcgattcccggccggagccaagctcttgtctttgtgtgatttcgcctggggctctgatcccgaggtcgttaagagaatccagacattaatgtatcaaaaatatatatggcttatttgaatatatatattatatatatatatatatatatatatatatatatatatatatatatatatatatacagtatatatatatatacacagtatatatatatatatatatatatatatatatatatatatacagtgtatatatatatatatatatatatatatatatatatatatatatatatatatatatatatatatatatatatatatacatatatataatttctcgaAACAGGGTGGCCTCAGTGGAAAAGTAACGCAACAGGCGGTCGACATTTATATGGATAGTGAAGTCAATAAGGAAGATTAAAGTACTTGAAGTAATAAACATGAATGACGAAAATGAATTAGAacataagagaaaaagaaatagttCTACAGGTAACAGGCGCTGGTATATCCTAACGTACAAATGGAtctcaaattgaaagatatatatatatatatatatatatatatatatatatatatatatatatatatataatatatatatatatatatatatatatatatatatatatatatatatatatatatatataaatatatatatatatatatatatatatatatatatatatatctatttatatatacatatatatatatatgtatatatatatatatatatatatatatatatatatatatatatcaaataagccatgataaatttttgcacatttaaacgtgttttttttcatatttcaaataagccatatatattaatacattaaagtctggattctcttaacgacctcgggatcagagccccaggcggaatcacccaaagactatagtatcagactggccaggatttgaaccctggtccaggatacctgtacgccagtgaccatgccactcagccacgaagaaagataaaagccaatgacaattcttctgtacatgtacctgtcaaattcaggttttctgtacttaaaattgaaatcaacccatcttcaccattgtagctaattggtaggtttgggacttggcactcgattaatgataaatttttgcacatttaaacgtgttttttcatatttcaaataagccatatatattaatacattaaagtctggattctcttaacgatcttgggatcagagccccaggcggaatcacccaaagactatagtatcagaccggccgggatttgaaccctggtccaggatcatatatatatatatatatatatatatctatatatatatataatatatatatatatatatatatatatatatatatatatatatatagagagagagagagagagagagagagagagagagagagagagagagagagatatgtgcagGTGTGCGTAaatatacctatacacatatatatctatacacacacatatatatataaatatatataaatacatatatatatatatataaatatatatatatatatatatatatatatatatatatatatatatatacatatatatatatattacaatttatctCCACATTACCAAAACATTTCAAAACAAACGTATCTATCCTTCCACTAAAGCTAAACTTTTCACCACTTCCTCTACATTTATTTTGAGCACCCAAGTTAAAACTTAGCATGGGTTCAACGGAAGCCCTACCTCATCACCCAAGGGAGAGAGGAGTTGGGCAAGAGGGTACAGTAGCTCAGTGGTTCAATGTCAAGGCTGCACATATCAGGACTGCATTCCGTTCTAGACTGTCAACAAGCCTTACCCGatctaaatggaaaaaaatagactttggtcaaaaaaaaagaaaagaaaaaaagagcaagTTTATCCATAAAATACTTGGAGAGATCTAAAAAGTGGACTCGAATAATTCCGGCACTAATCCCTCCAGGGTAGAAGGTGTATCGTAAATGAACACTAAGTActatgatttacacacacacacacacacacacatatatatatatatatatatatatatatatataaatatatatatatatatatatatatagaaatatatatatatataatatatctatataaatatatatatatatatatatatatatatatatatatatatatatatatatatatatatatatatataaatatatatatatatatatatatatatgtatatacacatacacacatatatatgcatatatatatatatatatatatatatatatatatatatatatatatatatatacatatacaaaacatatacatacatacatacatacatacatatatacatacatatatatatatagatatatatatatatatatatatatatatatatatatatatattgatccttTGCCTAAAGACGAAGTTGGATATACTTGAAAACACATACATGTGCATTGGTATAATAGCTTACTTATTTCCTATGAACCAGCCATATTAATGATTTCTATAACTTGAAAACTAAGGAACATTATAGCATTACATTATgtcctgtttgagagagagagagagagagagagagagagagagagagagagagagagagagagagagagagagagagagagagagagaggcaagtatCGTTACTACCACCCTTGGGCTTAAACCGCGATTTAGGAAACATTCTTCGCCGTACTTGTAGCTGCACTCGCTGTGAACGTGTCTATCTTAAATAAGTGGATTAAAGCTTTGTATTTTCTATCTTTGCGCTACATTTTTCATTAACTTCGCAACAGAATCGCGAACATTAATGTAAGAAACTTTTAGAATGAATGTAAGTGACCTTTTTAATGGAAATTGTTAGTTTCTCCACTTGAATATATGCCCTCACTCTAAAACAACAATTCCCGCACGTTACCAATGGATATCAGAACCatattaaacaaatgaaaatacatCTGGAAAAACAAATTTTACCAGGGTAACAACGATCGGTATAGGCGTATATACATTTACCATCAAATATTTCGCCTCATTTTACTAATTGTATCCAAATCTATACATATTTACTCAATAATATCAAATAGTTTAAGCCATACGTTTTATACTCCAACCCATGTAACTTTTATTGATGTTTGATTAATTTTTTGGGTAAGTTATAATAGCGAATATTTGAAAAATTTGTATTGcaataattcatgaaaataaaaaaaaataattctgatgttaAGAACCATTTAAAGATTATTTGAACAGGTTAAAAttactggtaatttttttttaaagtcaaaagTACGAATAAAaattatggttgtgaaatatttCATGGGAATTAATTTTTACTTTTgcctgaaggtacactcaggcacgttattctctcttcattgtgtgtatatatatatatatatatatatatatatatatatatatatatatatatatatatatatatatatatatatatatatacatatatatatatatatatatatatatatatatatatatatatatatatatatacatacatacatacacacatatacatatacataaatatatactgtatatataaatatatatatatatatatatatatatatatatatatatataacatatatatatgcatatatatatatatatatttatatatatatatcagatttgttttaatattattgggcttatagcatcctgcttttccaactagggttgtagcttagcatttaataataataataataatatagttgttcaatacttcttttactctacatagtttattttttaccttatttcctttcctgaccgggctatttttccctgttggagccccggggtttATATCATCCGGGTTTTCCAACTCCGCTCgcaacttagcaagtagtagtattaagaatgataataataataataataataataataataataataataataataataataataataataataatacaaacatgcTCGTAATGACTAAGCTTTACGTTTTAGGAAACTAATTACTGGCTGTAGCATCCCTGGTTTGGATTGGATTTAAGAATATCAGCCATATGGACCACTGCCGAAGCTGGGAGGCCAATCACAGCCTAAATGCAAGTGTGAGCAAGCTAGAAGAAAAGCAGAATGGTGATACAGTAGGATGCAAAGTGACTGTAAGTAGTGGCAGAAGAGATCCTATAAAGACCCTTAATCAATGCCTGCAATGCATCCCAATAGTTATTTTGTGTCCCATATTAACATTTTTTAACGTTTCTTAAAATGGATGTAAAACCGTCAGAGGAatgatatatatttccatacatgagTTTCAGAAGTTACAACAGACATTATTCACATACAAtgatacaacaaatatatatatatatatatatatatatatatatatatatatatatatatatatatatatatatatatgtatgtatgtatgtatgtatgtatgtatgtatgtaagtatgtatatatgcatgcattcattatatatatatatatatatatatatatgtatgtatatatgtatatatatatttatatatatatacagtatatatatatatatatatatatatatatatatatatatatatactgtatatatatacatatatatatatatatataatatatatatatatatatatatatatatatatatatatagtgtatatataatgtgtgtgtgtatcatacataTACAAGTACGTTTTCTGACTGCATGGAACGTATTTGCCAAGAAAGAGTTATAGCTTACGCTTTATTACGAAATGGAATGTTTCATTTTACTTTTcagatacttgaaaaaaaaaaaaaaacactattgcaCAGAACGATCCCATTATATTTTATAGCCTTTCAGATGATCTGAATTATAACCTCAAATCTATAACACCCGAGAGCAACCAATAAAAAAAGGTACGTAATCTTTATTGACCAGATAAAGCTCGGGGGAAAAAAAACTGAGGCAACGTATAAAGCCAGTACCTAAGATGCGCAAAGAATGATCTATCCGTGTTCAAATTTGGATACCACTCCTACGTGGGAGGAAGATTTCCCAGCCAGGTCGCGTTTCCAGCCTCCCCCTCACGGCAGTTTCATCTAGGACGCAAGGATGCAAGGACACGGAGTCTGAAGATAGACGGAGAtatataccttgaaaaaaaaaaaaagaaaaaaaaaagtggcgaTTCCAAGTTGCAGAGTAATTCCTTCAAGAAGAAAATTGTGATAACATGTCAAGGCGATTCATATATCATTTTTCTGGTTTTACTTTTGTTCTACTCGTTATACTGGGAGGTAAGTGTAGAAGCAAATGAGTGATGTGAAATGTATTTTTGcgagaaaggaaataattaaaacttGCTTTTAGCTAATCAAATACACTAAAAATATTAGCTTTAGGATAAAACATTcaatattgattttttctttttacgttagcatattttttttgagaaaccaGAAAATAAACGACTACCCCGGACAACTTGATTACTGATTTTGATATTTTCAGTCAAGCAAGTGCGCGTTATGCTGCCTTTGAGAAGGTGTGCGCGAGTTCAAAAACATTTAGACAATTCATGCAGTTCAATTTTCTGCATCAGAAATTCATGCAAAAACAATGaaagtatattttaaataaaataatttaattgcCGAATGATTGCCATCTAATTTCAACTGTAATCAAACGAGAGAAGTTACCGTTCCGATATAAAGTGCAcataacaataatatcattaataataaaaaatttatgtgCAACATTTCTCACaaactttatgcaaaaaaaaatggaaaaaattaacTTACTTCGGATTTGCTGCAATAAAATAATTTGGACTTAACTTCATAGAAATACTAACATAATAAACCCTATACCAAAGCTTAACGATACAATTCCCTCAAGCttgaagcaaaaaattatataagaaatggaTAAATATCCCTTCCGGTGTAGTTTTTAAAGTGCTCTTTTGATTGTGTACAAAAATAAAGGACTAATCTAAATCGTCGAAAACTCTTACTTCTAAAGACGCACACTTTTAATTCAGGAAGttcactttctattattcagaagcAGATTAACTGAATGAGAATAGAATATCCGTACTTCAGCCTCACCATACATGCCAGTCTTTGGAATTCCATAACAATTAGAGAGTCGCTTATTTGGTCACCCGGTTTGAACTTTCATTCATGACATTCACTTCAAAAACATGAATtatctgtctcttttttttttctaattcagttAACAGATTTCCAAATCTGTTTACCTTCATTTAGGAAGTAGAGCCCATCGTCATTTTTCTGTGGCCGGCCCTCATTTTGGCCAGCCGAGTGGAGCACAACTCTGTTTCTCTCTCGCAAGAGGGTAGTGACCTCCGTGAAGAGGTACATTGCAGGCTTTCCTCAAGAGGTCTTTGCATCGTTCTTTCGACCTCTAGCCACATTAAATTTTGTCTTTTACTATACGTCTCTTCTCAGTTCCTTCCTTCCACCCCTGTTGCCTACGAGGGCCTCCAAGGCCTCGGTGCCGGGGCCTTTGGCCTCAAATTCAGAAATCCAATCCACTCAGTAACTCCACTAAAGAAAAACATTGTGAAAAAAGAATAAGACCAATTTAAGCAGATTGTTGGGCTGATTGCAAACTTAAAAAAATGGCCAAAAGTGCTGAAATGCCAAAGTTAGACTGGTCCCAGGTAGACCCGATTCGTGATTATAATGAGAGGAAAGATTTTCTACAAAGTTAGTCATAGACAAAGTTGAAACGAAAGATCAGTGAAATTATATGAAGCTATCTGCTGGATCACAAGATAAAGCCTTGTGGGATTCTTGGCAACTGACAGATGGCCAAAGGGAATGTCCTAATGTTGTAATTTAGGAGGTTTACTGACAATTACTTGGAATAAATGGGTGATGAGTTTGGAATTAGCAGCAATGTTTTAAGATGAGCCAGAGTCTGTCAAATATTATATGTGCAGGTTGAAGGCAAAGTCGAATAGTTATTATTTTTCTGCATACATCAAGGATGAGCAAATTATATTTCGGCTCATCAAAGGTATTAAATAATCAGATATGAGAAGAATATTGATTTTGAAAACGAATGATCTCACCCTTAAAGATGTTATCAGTATTGCACAGATTTTACAAGTGACActaaaatatttctccatttaagaagaGCACTTCTCTGAATGCTGTAAGATTTGGACAAAGCATACAACAACAGTTTAAGATTTGCAATTACTTAGGAACTTTTTCACCTCCCGCAGAATTGACCTGCTTGTGACAAGAATTGTCGTGAGCGAAATAAGACAAGCCCTTTTTTCAAATGTTTGCCAAGATGAGAGAGCTCGGTCTAAGACGCTAACGAAGCAAATTAAGAGCCATGTTGGTTGACAAATccaaagaaaaatatggaaaaacagttgacatatccaaagaaaaatatggaaaaacaTAAATTCTTGCCAATCAAGTAGCTGATGAAGAGGAGATAATTCCTTTTGACATACACCCCTATATTATGGATCCGTTCCACTCTTATGAATATAATG
This genomic stretch from Palaemon carinicauda isolate YSFRI2023 chromosome 21, ASM3689809v2, whole genome shotgun sequence harbors:
- the LOC137614691 gene encoding invertebrate-type lysozyme 3-like; this encodes MYSATKRAILCFVVGIGCILINAQSNQLVDTGCMSCICEAASNCNVSIGCFQPYEGSYFCGAFGISLNYWIDAGKPIIKDDNPEKPGAFENCVTDLYCAAETVHRYMTIFSEEGDCNGDGEVDCTDFALMHNMGGYECNSNANNTKTEFHINFEKCWDKTKPQKSVNATS